The nucleotide window CGGCAACCCTTTTTCTGAAATTCTTTAACGGGTGGGCAGGATTTTTAATCATGATGATTCTGTCTTTTTTTGTCTTTGTTTATGGCTATATCCGTTATGCAAAACACTATTTAAGAACCTTATGGTTCCTTAATTTGGGGGCCATGCTGATTGTACCCTGTTTGGGATTGCTGTTTATGCACCGGTTTGATGCGGCCCTGATGTCGTTTGCTTTTATGGGATTGGTCTGGACCCTGGCATCAATAAAGCTGAAAGACGCCCTGGCCCATGTTTATAAAACAGCAGTATCCCTGATCATTTCCATGATTGCAATGGCGGTATTTATCTTTGCCTGCCTGGTGTTTCATTTTGAGCCCCCAAATTTGACTATGATCATGGTTCTTGCGTTTATCTCTTTGCTGGTATCTTTGAGCCTGTCAGCAAAGAATACCATGTCCCAGCTTCCTGTGTATCTGATTTTTTCAGTGTCCTGCGTGTTTGGTATGGTAGCTTATAAAGCAACGGGAATTCAGATGAAAACCGGCCTGGGAACAGGCGTGGCCTCACTTGGTTTTTTATATGCCTCCCACTTGTTCAAAAAACACGGCATCTGGCAAAGCAAATCATTTGATACGATATTCAACCGGGAACTGCCCTTGCGGTCCAAACAATTTTTAAGCTTTCCTTTTGAGTTGGCCGGATGGGCCATGGCCCTGATCGCCTGTATTAAGGTTTGTTCTCATTATACCCTTTTAAATTCCGGGCCTCATCATTTTTCATTCTTTGCGCTTAAAATTGTTTTAACTCTTTTGATTGTGTCTTTTGTGTTTTATTATTTTGTTATCAAATACAATTTCAAACAGACCGGGTTTATTGTTTTTTTGCCGGCGATTCTGATTTTCTGCAGTGCCTCATCCTATGTTCCCGCAATTTTACAGCCGCTCTGGCTGGTCCTATGTCTGTTTATATATGACACCTGGTCACGAACGGTTAAAATCAAAGTTGATCATGAGGCCTCTTTGAAAAGCCCCATCGTGTATATGAATACATTTTTCAACCATGCAGGTGCAGTTCTCGGGTTTTTATTTTATGTGTATTACACAGCATTTGTACCTGAATCTTTTTGGAATAAACATTTGCTTTTTGCCTCTGTAACAATGGTTTGCGCATATATGCACAAAACGCTCATTGTGAGGAAATACAAAAGATATTCTCACTTGATTTTGCTTCATCTGATAATATTAATAACATTTGGATATGTTTTGTTTGAGCAGGACGCCATCGTAAATGCGGTTCAGCAATCATCAGGAATGTTTTTATATCAAGCGGGATCTGATTTTCTAAAACTGCTCATACTTGCCGGCCTGATATTTTTTATCCCGGGATTCAGCTTTGAAAGATCAAAAAATAAAATTGCCAAATATTATTCAGATGTTTTTCACACATGGCTATTTGGTGTGGCCTGTGTTTTCAGTTTTTGTGTTTCAGTGCCGTTTTTCTACGGATTTTATGGATCATTAAGCCCTGTTTTTTTGAACAGTCTGCTCTATATTGTCATAGCCGGATATTTCTTGATTCACGCAGGCAACCGGTATTTTAAAACCGCTTTTTTGTATATTGCAAAAGCATTTGTGTGCGTTTATGCAGGACTTCTCCTGATGTTTGAGCCGTTAGCGGGATTGATTTTTGGATTCACGGTGTTTGCGCTGCTGGAAGCATTGCTGTGCCTGGGGATTAAACATAAGGTAACAAGACCGATGGAATCCAATACCGGAGATATTCATATCAATTATCTAAACCGGCTGGCTAAGTCTGCCGAGGTCTTTGTCCATATCGCCCTTGTTTTTCATCTCATCCAGTTTATGCGCTTATTTCAAGCACCGCCCGGTGTTTTATTATATCTGCTTATCCCCTATATGGTGTTTTGTTACAGAAGGCTTTACAAGCCATATCTCGGGTATCTGGCAGTCGGTATTTTCGCCTATGCAAACGGATTTGTTGCAATGGGATTTCATGATTTTTTTATTAAAAACAATTTAAATACCAGCCATCTTTTGAGCATATCCGCCATGTTCACAATTTTTGTTTTCCTGGTTTATAATAAAGTGGCCGCAGCACAAAGAAGGGAGGTGGAGATATGAACAAACATCTGTCTGTCCAGAGAGAAAAAACCGCTGTATTCCTGTCCATCATTGTCATGTGCCTGTTAACAGTTAACTTTTTTAAATCCCATCACCTGTCCGAACCCTTTGAAATCAGGTTTGTGGTCAGCAGTGTTATCCTTCTGCTTGTCTGTTTTTTCTTTCGGTTCTGTCTGACGGCGGTAACACCGCTGATACGGTCCCTTTACAGGATTTCGGTGGTGATGGCTTTCTGGTCATTTTGTTTTTTTCTTTTTCCCTTTCCCAATATGGTGCTTTATATGATACCGCTGCCCGGTTTTTATTTTTTATTCCGCATTGAAACAAAGGAGGCCAAAAGAGTGGAAGATGCTCTGGCAGCAGGCATTCTTATGGCAATGGGGACCTTTTTATACATTCAGCAACGCCCGTTGCAGGCTGTTTTATTTCCGGATCAGCCTTTTGACTGGATAAATTATTACATCCATTCACCCGTGGTGATTCTCATGGGAACAGGTTTTTTGCGCTTGAGCAAACATTCTGACTGGAAAGGCTTGAGCATTCTGGGAACGCTATTGATCACCACTGGCTCAATACTATTATCCGGTTATTTGATTAAACCTTTCTGGCCCTATTTTCCCGAAGTTTTGTGTGCGATTCTTTGTCTTCACCTGGTTCAGATATATTTTATCCTTCCGCATAACGGCAGGGCCTTGTTTATCAGATTCACCAATATAAACGAAACCGACCTCAAACAACTCAACACTATTTTGTATTTCATGAGTGCCTTTATTATGCAGGCCTGCATTGTGCAGCTTATCGGTTATCATGGCCTTGACCACAGGATTATTTCTGCTGTTATTCTTGCTGCGGGCGGTTTGTTGTACAGGTACAGGCAAGTTACCATTTCCATGGTGATGATTGAAATGGCCCTGTTGTTTTTTGTTGCCGGAACATTTTATTTCAGATCATACGGATTGATATGGAGCATTCCCATTGGTATCATAATATTATTATCAGTAATTTCCCGCTTGAAAAAACAGTTTCTTTATCCTGTCTCCAATGCGGTTATCAATGTTTTGTTTGTTCTGTATTATTTGTTAATTTTTCAATTCAACCTGCTTCATCCTTTGGGCATCCTGTTTATTCTGTTTCCTTTCATGTGCTGGGTGATGCTATCCGGTCGGCCTTTTGCCGTTCCCAGAACATATCATTTTGCATTCTGGCCGGTGATCACTTTTATTGTTCTGATTTGTCTGCTCCGGGGAATTACACAGGGATTTTTCCTTTACTGGGCATTAATTAATCTTTTCCCACCCCTTTGCCTTAACCTGATCATTCGCACAAAAACTTTTAAAACCCAGGCTGTCAGGCTAAACTTGCATTTCATCAATGACTGGGAAGATAACAGTCAACAGGCACTTTTTATTCTTGCATATATTTCTGCCGGGATCAGTATCACAAGCATAGTGTTCAACTTGCAGTGGTATATGGACAGTTGGATGCCGGTTCTGCTCACGGGTTTTGTTTTTATGATCAGTTCAGGTATTTTTCTTGCGTATGCATTGACCCGTAAAAAACTTGGTTTTGTCATCCAGACTGAATGCTTTTTCTGGGCACTCCTGGCGCTGATCCGCTGGAAACTGGATGTTCAGGAAACCCTGGATTTTGGCTCGCCTGTTGACGGATACCTTCTTATTGCCATATCCGTTATCATTGCAGGCATCCGGGATGTTCTCAGAAAAAAGATCCCGGAATTTTCCGGGTATTTTCAAAAAACCATTTTGTTCTATGGTGTCATTGGCTGGCTGTATCTTCAGGCGATTCAGTTCTTCTGGGCCGGCAACCTGACAGGCACATTTCATCATGCCGAACTGTCTTCCATTCTCATGGCTGCATTAAATCTGTGGCTTTCAAAGGCCGGGAAAAATGTTCACTCCATTTATACGGTTATTTTTATTAATATGGCGCTATTGCTCTATTTTTTCAATCAGGACTGTACAAACCTTATGTTTTATATATTTCCATCCATGTATAGTGCGCTGATCCTGATTCAGATGTTCAAAGATAAACTGGGGGCAGAAAATACAAAAAATTTCAGACTGATTGTTTCCCTGATCCTTTGCGGAACATGTTCTTTTTACAATATTATGGATTTTGGCAGTTCTATCTGGTATCCGGTCATTGCGACCTTTATGTCTTCGTTTTTTGTTGTGGCTGGCATTCCGCTGAAAGTCAGGATATTTTTGTATCTTGGAACCCTGTTTTTTATTGTTAATGCCATTGGTGTGATTGCCCATATTATTATTAATCAGCCAGCAGAAAACATTACGCTTTCCATTGGCATTCTGTTTTTGGTTGCCGGTATTTTGTTTACGGCAAGCTTTCTGTTTTTCCAGATGAAACGTCAGCAGGTGATTGACCGATACCATCAGATTGCAAGTGAATTAGAGACATGGGAATAGGAACATATGTAAATGGGAAGAGATCACTGATTGCAACTTATTGTAAGTCATAAACAGATTGTAAGTCATAAACAGATTGTAAGTCATAAACAGATTTTTTACCGGAATCTATTCCAGATCAATATCTGCGCTGATTTTTTTTTCGTTGAATATCTCTTGTTTTGTTATTTTCATGCGGCTGATTCGTGAGGAAAGGGTGGTGGGAGATATTCCCAGAAGCATTGCCGCACCATGATCGCCATATATTGTTCCTTTGCATTTTTTCAGGGCAGCGATCATGTTTTTCCTGGTTTTTGCCCTGATCTGCTGTTCTGTAAAAATTACAGTCTCTTTGGTGGTATCCCATGGATTTTCAGCCGGTTCTTTGGACGTTTCAATCTGTGTGGATGCCACTGGCAAATGGAAAAAAAAACGGCCGGATCGTGATGTGATAACGGCTCGTTCAATAATATTTTGCAGTTCCCGCACATTTCCTGGCCACTCGTAATCCATGAGTTCTCTTATGTTTGAATCGGTCAGCTGTGGCACGGCATGATTCATTTTTTTTGACACGGATTTTAAAAAATGCCTGGCAAGAATGGGGATATCCTTTTTTCGTTTGCGCAATGGGACAACTTCAATTGGAAAAACATTGAGCCTGTAATACAAATCCTGCCGAAAATTACCGGCTGCAATTTCCTGTTCAATGTTTCTGTTGGTGGCGGCAATGATTCTGACATCCACTTTCCGGGTCTTTTCTTCTCCGATACGTTCATACATGCCTTCTTGAAGAACTCGAAGCAGTTTTCCCTGGATTAAAAGCGGTATTTCCCCGACTTCATCCAAAAACAGGGTTCCTCCGTCTGCTGCCTGGAATCTCCCCCCTCTGTCAGATATGGCTCCGGTAAACGCCCCTTTTTTGTGGCCGAAGAACTCGCTTTCATACAGTTCTCCTGGAATGGAGGCGCAATTAACGCTTATCATGGGTTTTTTCTTGCGAAGGCTGCGCTTGTGGATCTCTCTTGCCACAAGCTCCTTGCCTGTTCCCGATTCTCCGAGAATCAGGACACTGGCCTCGGTTGGCGCAACCTGGGCGATCTGGTCAAGCATGCTGATTACAGGAGGGCTTTTTCCGATAATCCCCCCGGGTGACTGGATGTGATGAATCTCGTTTCTCAGGTATTCATTTTCCAATTCAAGCTGGGCTCTTAATGATTCAATTTCTTCAAACGCCCGTGCATTGGAAAGGGCAAAGGCAACAAATCCGGCAACATTTCCCAGCCAACGGTCTCCTCTTCTGACCCGCTTAAGATCAATCAGGGCATAAACCGCTATGATGCCGAGAATATCATTTTTCAAGGCAAGGGGCTGAATCCCGACGCCAACGATTTCCGGGGTTGTATCCTGTATGTCCTGAAATAATTTTTTCTGGTTTTCATCAAAGTTATGAATTCGAATTCCCACCCCTGTCAGGGCCACACTGCCTATTTCGGAAAATCCTATTGGAATACGGCTGTCCGCTCCGGTGGTGCAGTTCCATGCGGTGTTTTCCTTGTGTTTTGTAACGCTTGCCACCATGTGAAGGCAGGATGTTTCCCGGCACAGATGTTTTCTGTGGCATGCATTGCAATCCTTGCCCGGCTGCACTGTCCATATTCTGACAAGCCCTACATGGGGTCTTGCTGCAAAGGTTTTTGCAACCAAATGAGGTATCTCTTCTGCCGAACACTTTCTTCCCATATGCAACATGAGATCCTGAAGCGAATCAAATTCCGGCTCATAATTTTGTGAAATTTCCATAGGTGCATAATCTACCACGAAAAAGCAGGAAATTCCAACTCATTTTCGTTGGCCACGAAAATGAGTTGGCAAAAGGCTTGACCCGGCAGGATAAAAAAACATTACCATTTCATTAACTTATGGTTGTTTTATGATGTGGCATGGTTTTTGTTTAAGACCAATATTTGAGTATTGTTTTTTATCAGAGAATGGAACCCGGAATGCGGCTGTACCCTGGAATAAGGGTAAAGGCCGGAATAAGTCTGAAATTCGGAATACTTGTCTGATAAATGAAATAAACCGGTTCAACCTTCAGGGAAG belongs to Desulfobacula toluolica Tol2 and includes:
- a CDS encoding sigma-54 interaction domain-containing protein, whose amino-acid sequence is MEISQNYEPEFDSLQDLMLHMGRKCSAEEIPHLVAKTFAARPHVGLVRIWTVQPGKDCNACHRKHLCRETSCLHMVASVTKHKENTAWNCTTGADSRIPIGFSEIGSVALTGVGIRIHNFDENQKKLFQDIQDTTPEIVGVGIQPLALKNDILGIIAVYALIDLKRVRRGDRWLGNVAGFVAFALSNARAFEEIESLRAQLELENEYLRNEIHHIQSPGGIIGKSPPVISMLDQIAQVAPTEASVLILGESGTGKELVAREIHKRSLRKKKPMISVNCASIPGELYESEFFGHKKGAFTGAISDRGGRFQAADGGTLFLDEVGEIPLLIQGKLLRVLQEGMYERIGEEKTRKVDVRIIAATNRNIEQEIAAGNFRQDLYYRLNVFPIEVVPLRKRKKDIPILARHFLKSVSKKMNHAVPQLTDSNIRELMDYEWPGNVRELQNIIERAVITSRSGRFFFHLPVASTQIETSKEPAENPWDTTKETVIFTEQQIRAKTRKNMIAALKKCKGTIYGDHGAAMLLGISPTTLSSRISRMKITKQEIFNEKKISADIDLE